From one Triticum urartu cultivar G1812 chromosome 3, Tu2.1, whole genome shotgun sequence genomic stretch:
- the LOC125549251 gene encoding uncharacterized protein LOC125549251, with amino-acid sequence MGSIMKLYYEWEIQVLVLLSFMLQMFLFFAGSLRRRGINSFLRFFTWIAYLGADLVAVYTLGYLSRHEDATTGLSFFWAPFLLIHLGGQDTITALAMEDNKLWLRHLLTLFMQVVLALYVFWKSIDKHGVELLVSDVFVFAAGIIKYGERVWSLKCGSFETLQGSTGQQYKQQVPGEVAEDPYSHIVCAVLHRMPRVFRIFTARSGDSGNVIQQTPSNWVKRMRLELGMMYDDLYTKSCVLRTRSGIILRGISQVSVLVALVLFLTSDKRRYNRADIAITWSLFVGCFLLEVCAMFILIMSPWTCAWLKMRRCGMLAKLSWFLLCSGIGWPERKPYLNSIGQYNYHRWLDAGSDQPRSYSRRAMTTVIKSLVNLVGVKEDKMLFWMSRLLDTEHVEADNETMECVVKGITDFDAEINRDPRQWPKLGGIVQELQDIREDFGGKVALVHFITEAHLRKYPLHPPSDMETDTGTSCSVLMEVCRKLSNYMAYLLVTHPSLLPLNDSALYTLEQMAHLFPHLMDEQQDSEGFFSIEPSMETLQELVDIWTKLLIYAATKSRPELHAAHLARGGELITFAWLFLSHNFLGDSEVIKVQLTNANQRGTIAYVFGNPAPR; translated from the coding sequence ATGGGGAGTATCATGAAACTATATTACGAGTGGGAAATCCAGGTGCTTGTGCTCCTTAGCTTCATGCTACAAATGTTCCTCTTCTTCGCCGGCAGCCTTCGGCGGCGTGGCATCAACTCGTTTCTCAGGTTCTTCACTTGGATAGCTTATCTGGGCGCGGACTTAGTGGCAGTTTACACCCTGGGCTACCTCTCGCGCCATGAGGATGCCACCACCGGACTATCTTTCTTCTGGGCACCATTTCTTCTCATCCATCTTGGTGGGCAGGACACCATTACTGCTCTCGCCATGGAGGACAACAAGTTGTGGTTGAGACATTTACTGACCCTGTTTATGCAAGTTGTCCTAGCTTTATATGTTTTCTGGAAGTCCATTGACAAACACGGCGTGGAGCTTCTAGTTTCGGATGTCTTTGTGTTTGCTGCCGGAATTATCAAGTATGGAGAAAGGGTATGGTCTCTCAAGTGTGGGAGCTTTGAAACCCTCCAGGGTTCCACTGGACAACAGTACAAGCAACAGGTACCAGGAGAGGTTGCCGAGGATCCCTATTCTCACATTGTTTGCGCTGTCCTGCATCGTATGCCACGTGTCTTTCGAATCTTTACAGCACGATCAGGTGATAGCGGTAACGTTATCCAACAAACCCCAAGCAATTGGGTGAAGCGGATGAGGCTCGAGCTTGGCATGATGTATGATGATCTGTATACTAAGTCCTGTGTGCTCAGAACAAGGAGTGGCATCATATTGCGAGGCATCTCTCAGGTGTCTGTTCTGGTTGCCTTGGTGCTCTTCCTCACGAGCGACAAACGGAGGTACAATAGAGCCGACATTGCAATCACCTGGTCGCTCTTCGTAGGATGCTTTTTGTTGGAAGTATGTGCCATGTTTATTTTGATAATGTCACCATGGACCTGCGCGTGGTTGAAGATGCGAAGGTGCGGCATGCTTGCAAAGTTGTCCTGGTTTCTCCTGTGCAGTGGCATTGGATGGCCAGAGAGGAAGCCATATCTAAATTCAATTGGGCAGTACAACTACCACAGGTGGTTGGATGCAGGCAGCGACCAGCCAAGGTCATACAGTCGACGAGCAATGACCACAGTGATCAAAAGCTTGGTGAATTTGGTTGGTGTCAAAGAGGATAAAATGTTGTTCTGGATGAGCAGGTTACTAGACACCGAGCACGTGGAGGCAGATAACGAGACGATGGAGTGTGTTGTGAAGGGAATTACCGACTTCGATGCTGAAATCAACAGAGATCCCCGGCAGTGGCCAAAACTTGGCGGCATAGTGCAAGAGCTACAAGACATTCGTGAAGATTTTGGTGGAAAGGTTGCTTTAGTGCATTTTATCACAGAGGCACACTTGAGAAAATATCCTCTTCATCCTCCTTCGGACATGGAGACAGACACAGGTACCAGCTGCAGTGTCTTGATGGAAGTATGCCGGAAACTATCCAACTACATGGCATACCTTTTGGTTACCCACCCTTCGCTGTTGCCGCTCAATGACAGCGCCTTATATACGCTGGAGCAAATGGCACACTTGTTTCCACATCTTATGGATGAGCAGCAGGATTCTGAAGGTTTCTTCAGCATCGAGCCAAGCATGGAAACACTGCAGGAGTTGGTAGACATATGGACCAAGCTGCTCATCTATGCGGCCACCAAGTCCCGGCCGGAGCTGCACGCGGCGCACTTGGCCAGAGGAGGGGAGCTTATCACCTTCGCCTGGCTGTTCTTGAGCCACAACTTTTTGGGAGATTCCGAGGTGATCAAGGTGCAGCTTACCAATGCCAATCAGAGAGGGACGATAGCATACGTCTTCGGAAATCCTGCCCCAAGATAA